The Methylomonas koyamae genome has a segment encoding these proteins:
- the cas2 gene encoding CRISPR-associated endonuclease Cas2, with product MAALEHLYIVTYDISDTKRWRRVFRLMKGYGDWLQLSVFQCRLSRKRHAELIALLDGIIHHSDDHILIINVGPAETVKPSVVSLGKDFDVVERQPVIV from the coding sequence ATGGCTGCCCTAGAACACCTGTATATTGTCACTTACGACATCAGCGATACCAAACGCTGGCGGCGGGTGTTTCGGCTGATGAAAGGTTACGGCGACTGGCTGCAACTGTCGGTTTTTCAATGCCGGTTGAGCCGCAAACGCCATGCGGAATTAATCGCGTTGCTGGATGGCATCATCCATCACAGCGACGACCATATCCTGATCATCAATGTCGGGCCGGCGGAAACGGTGAAGCCCTCGGTGGTCAGTTTGGGCAAGGATTTCGACGTGGTGGAACGGCAACCGGTCATCGTCTGA
- a CDS encoding response regulator produces the protein MTHAKRDMNIKTKLVLIMLATSCVALVLAGAGFIAYEHIRVKSDMDRDIRSLARIVANRSTVALSFNDSGVAAGTLAALSMKSSIVSACIYDRNDHLFAEYRREEACPPLYPGLLGEGGVVVYERYSNVGEDILLDGQVLGKVWIKASLNELIGLWRQFLLAAAAIIALSATIALLLASRLQRLVSVPLMQLKKTVETINSQKNYTLRAAVDSDDEFGALNRAFNTMIATIEARDRELLAANRQLAENEKQLAGINEALEERVAARTAELADSNAKLAHNSVILATVLDSMSQGLIAFDGKLKLLVWNKKLSEVRGYPPAMLQVGRDHAEFVRFDLDHDSLRFKNPDGALNELFAQITRFQPHRFTRTRLDGRVIEIAGGPIADGGFVSTYEDVTLRIQAEAALKEARDAAESATQTKSQFLANMSHEIRTPMNGVLGMLHLALQTDLNASQRNYLAKAHSSARALLGILNDILDFSKIEAGKLVLESIEFHFDSVVEQLADMIGYQAGLKGIEFLIRHDPQIPPILVGDPLRFGQILTNLCGNALKFTETGELELAFRCTAKTEQSIDLRISVRDTGIGMSAADKDKLFKEFTQADQGTSRRFGGTGLGLAICKTLVEMMQGRIWIEHSEPGKGTTFCFTVQLGVAGETLVRQQAMERSIGALLADVRVLVVDDNAASREIIADMLRPFHLRIDSAASAAAALNRIGQAGTEPYDVVLMDWKMPGMNGDEAVSRIRADSGLVRQPKIIMVTAYGSEDVMHAAGRAGIDGFLVKPVSPSSLLDAILSALGRGRVQAMADKFKQIGTANAGNVRHLQGIRLLLVEDNEINREFASELLRSHAMQVDEAVNGEEAVAMVQQQAYDAVLMDIQMPVLDGLQASRRIRELAAATGDARYAKLPIIAMTAHAMARDVEKSLEAGMNDHITKPIDPERLLSALSTWVPLPQREAGIRQNGQPDLPADLAALAAVDAGQGIRRIGGNTDAYRKQLQRFAAHYPGAITEIRGLVDAGELKAAEERCHALKGVSGNLAAVALFEAAAEVDSLLKQNRCPDPGQLQRMDTLLAELLAEIGNLPAAGHSAAAEASVTAKPQAEMTALLEKLADALEHDLGAAEDLMEQVRASLADSHYQAIVAEISNKLDRFAIDEAQSQLTELRRLIAQS, from the coding sequence ATGACCCATGCCAAACGCGATATGAACATTAAAACCAAGCTGGTGCTGATCATGCTGGCGACCAGTTGCGTGGCCTTGGTATTGGCCGGCGCCGGCTTTATCGCTTACGAACACATCCGGGTCAAATCCGACATGGACCGCGATATACGCTCGTTGGCGCGCATCGTCGCCAACCGCAGCACCGTAGCGCTGTCGTTCAACGACAGTGGCGTCGCTGCCGGTACACTGGCCGCGCTCAGCATGAAAAGCAGCATCGTCTCCGCCTGCATTTACGACCGCAACGACCATTTGTTCGCCGAATACCGCCGCGAGGAGGCCTGTCCGCCGTTATATCCGGGCTTGCTGGGCGAGGGCGGCGTCGTGGTTTACGAACGCTACAGCAACGTCGGCGAAGACATCCTGTTGGATGGCCAGGTGCTGGGTAAAGTCTGGATCAAAGCCAGCCTGAACGAACTGATCGGCTTGTGGCGCCAGTTCCTGCTGGCGGCGGCGGCGATCATCGCCTTGTCGGCGACGATTGCGTTGTTATTGGCTTCCCGCTTGCAACGGCTGGTGTCGGTGCCGTTGATGCAACTGAAAAAAACCGTCGAGACCATCAACAGCCAGAAAAACTACACGTTGCGCGCCGCCGTGGACAGCGACGACGAATTCGGTGCGTTGAACCGCGCCTTCAACACCATGATTGCCACCATCGAGGCCCGCGACCGGGAGTTGTTGGCCGCCAACCGGCAACTGGCCGAAAACGAAAAACAATTGGCCGGCATCAACGAAGCGTTGGAAGAACGGGTGGCGGCGCGCACCGCCGAATTGGCCGACAGCAACGCCAAATTGGCGCACAACAGCGTGATCCTGGCGACGGTATTGGACAGCATGTCGCAGGGCTTGATCGCATTCGACGGCAAGCTGAAATTGCTGGTCTGGAACAAAAAACTCAGCGAAGTGCGCGGTTATCCGCCCGCTATGTTGCAGGTCGGGCGCGACCATGCCGAATTCGTCCGTTTCGATCTGGACCACGACAGCCTGCGCTTCAAAAACCCGGACGGCGCCCTTAACGAATTGTTCGCGCAGATTACCCGGTTTCAGCCGCACCGTTTCACCCGCACCCGGCTCGACGGCCGCGTCATCGAAATCGCCGGCGGCCCCATCGCCGACGGCGGCTTCGTCAGTACTTACGAAGACGTCACGTTGCGGATTCAGGCCGAGGCGGCCTTGAAAGAGGCCCGCGACGCCGCCGAGTCCGCCACCCAGACCAAAAGCCAGTTTCTGGCCAACATGTCGCACGAGATCCGCACACCTATGAACGGCGTGTTGGGCATGCTGCACCTGGCGCTGCAGACCGATTTGAACGCGTCGCAGCGCAACTATCTGGCCAAGGCGCACAGCTCGGCGCGGGCCTTGCTTGGGATCTTGAACGATATTCTGGATTTCTCGAAAATCGAAGCCGGCAAACTGGTACTGGAAAGCATCGAATTCCACTTCGACAGCGTCGTCGAACAACTGGCCGACATGATCGGTTACCAGGCCGGCCTGAAGGGTATCGAATTTTTGATCCGCCACGATCCGCAAATCCCGCCGATCCTGGTCGGCGATCCGCTGCGCTTCGGCCAGATCTTGACCAACCTGTGCGGCAACGCCTTGAAGTTCACCGAAACCGGCGAACTGGAGCTGGCGTTTCGATGCACGGCCAAAACCGAGCAAAGCATCGACTTGCGGATCTCGGTACGCGACACCGGCATCGGCATGTCCGCCGCCGACAAAGACAAATTGTTCAAGGAATTTACCCAGGCCGACCAGGGTACCAGCCGCCGCTTCGGCGGCACCGGGCTGGGTTTGGCCATCTGTAAAACCCTGGTGGAAATGATGCAGGGCCGGATCTGGATCGAACATTCCGAACCGGGCAAAGGCACCACATTCTGTTTTACCGTGCAATTGGGCGTCGCCGGCGAAACGTTGGTGCGGCAGCAAGCGATGGAGCGCAGCATCGGCGCGTTATTGGCCGATGTCCGCGTGCTGGTGGTGGACGACAACGCCGCCTCGCGGGAAATCATTGCCGACATGTTGCGGCCGTTTCATTTGCGCATCGATAGCGCCGCCAGTGCCGCTGCCGCATTGAACCGGATCGGCCAGGCCGGCACCGAACCCTACGACGTGGTGTTGATGGATTGGAAAATGCCCGGCATGAATGGCGACGAAGCCGTGAGCCGGATTCGGGCCGATTCCGGGCTGGTGCGGCAGCCGAAAATCATCATGGTCACCGCCTACGGCAGCGAAGACGTCATGCATGCGGCCGGCCGCGCCGGCATCGACGGCTTTTTGGTCAAACCGGTATCGCCGTCCTCGCTGCTGGATGCGATCCTGTCGGCATTGGGCCGCGGCCGGGTGCAGGCCATGGCCGACAAATTCAAACAAATCGGCACCGCCAACGCCGGCAACGTCCGCCATTTGCAGGGCATCCGCCTGCTGTTGGTGGAGGACAACGAAATCAACCGCGAATTCGCGTCGGAATTGTTGCGCAGCCATGCCATGCAAGTGGACGAGGCGGTCAATGGCGAAGAAGCGGTCGCCATGGTGCAACAACAGGCTTACGATGCCGTGTTGATGGATATTCAGATGCCGGTGCTGGACGGCTTGCAGGCCAGCCGCAGGATACGGGAACTGGCGGCGGCCACCGGCGATGCCCGTTACGCCAAGCTACCGATTATCGCCATGACCGCGCATGCCATGGCGCGCGATGTGGAAAAAAGTTTAGAGGCCGGAATGAACGACCATATCACCAAACCGATCGACCCTGAGCGGCTGTTGTCGGCACTGTCGACCTGGGTACCGTTGCCGCAACGCGAAGCCGGCATCCGCCAAAACGGCCAGCCCGATTTACCGGCCGATTTGGCGGCCTTGGCTGCCGTCGACGCCGGCCAAGGCATTCGCCGCATCGGCGGCAACACCGACGCCTACCGCAAACAATTGCAACGGTTTGCGGCCCATTACCCCGGAGCGATAACCGAGATTCGCGGCCTGGTCGACGCCGGCGAACTGAAAGCGGCCGAAGAACGCTGCCACGCCCTGAAAGGGGTCAGCGGCAACTTGGCGGCCGTGGCGCTATTCGAAGCCGCCGCCGAGGTGGACAGCCTGCTGAAACAAAACCGATGCCCCGACCCCGGCCAATTGCAGCGAATGGACACGTTGTTGGCCGAATTGTTGGCCGAAATCGGCAATCTGCCCGCCGCCGGCCATTCCGCCGCGGCAGAGGCGAGCGTAACGGCCAAACCTCAGGCGGAAATGACCGCATTGCTGGAAAAATTGGCTGACGCCTTGGAACACGACCTGGGTGCGGCGGAGGATTTGATGGAACAAGTACGCGCAAGTCTGGCCGACAGCCATTATCAGGCTATCGTTGCCGAAATCAGCAACAAACTGGACCGCTTCGCAATCGACGAAGCCCAATCCCAACTGACCGAACTGCGCCGGCTGATCGCGCAAAGTTAG
- the cas4g/cas1g gene encoding CRISPR-associated endonuclease Cas4g/Cas1g, producing MADERPPIQLELPLPFPELSGDMPLLPARMINEYQYCPRLAYLEWVQGEWAASADTVEGDHAHRRVDKPSKSFPEADDLDETEKLHGRSITLSSNRLGLIAKLDLIEAEDGVVTPIDYKRGKRPHVARGAYDPERVQLCVQGMVLQEHGYVCEEGALYFVQSRERVRVAFDEELKQLTVNAINGLRLIAAGGHIPEPLQDSPKCSGCSLVGICLPDEVNYLRHADLEPRPLAVMRDEALPVYVQAWKAKIGKKGEELEISIDDEKVQTARLVDTSQVVVMGNVYITTPCLQDLMKREIPVSWHSYGGWFVGHTIGTGHKNVELRTAQYKASFDDKTCLAIARNLVRAKIQNCRTQARRNWRADEPVETLLEPLKSLADKSQRALDLAQLLGIEGAAAALYFGTFDKLIKKPDDSKQMSFDFNTRNRRPPTDPVNALLSFAYAMLVRTWTMNLSAVGLDPYRGFYHQPRYGRPALALDLMEPFRPIIADSTVLQVINNGEVRPTDFICAAGSVALNEGGRKRFITAFERRLSQEVTHPIFGYKANYRQVFEIQARLFGRYLLGELPEYPNFTTR from the coding sequence ATGGCCGACGAACGCCCGCCCATTCAACTGGAACTACCGCTACCGTTCCCGGAACTATCCGGCGACATGCCCTTATTGCCGGCGCGGATGATTAACGAATACCAGTATTGCCCGCGTCTAGCCTATCTGGAATGGGTGCAGGGCGAATGGGCGGCGTCGGCCGATACCGTGGAAGGCGACCACGCCCACCGCCGGGTGGACAAACCGTCCAAAAGCTTTCCGGAAGCCGACGACCTGGACGAGACGGAAAAATTGCACGGCCGCTCGATTACCTTGTCGTCCAATCGCTTGGGGCTTATCGCCAAGCTGGATTTGATAGAAGCCGAGGACGGCGTGGTCACGCCCATCGATTACAAGCGCGGCAAGCGTCCGCACGTGGCGCGCGGCGCTTACGATCCGGAGCGGGTGCAGCTTTGCGTGCAGGGCATGGTGTTGCAGGAACACGGTTATGTCTGCGAGGAGGGCGCCTTGTATTTTGTGCAAAGCCGCGAGCGAGTGCGGGTGGCTTTCGACGAAGAATTGAAGCAACTCACCGTCAATGCCATCAACGGTCTGCGCCTGATTGCCGCTGGCGGCCATATTCCGGAACCCTTGCAGGACAGTCCTAAATGTTCGGGTTGCTCGCTGGTGGGTATTTGCTTGCCGGACGAAGTCAATTACCTGCGCCACGCCGACCTCGAACCCCGGCCGTTGGCGGTGATGCGCGACGAAGCCTTGCCGGTTTACGTGCAGGCCTGGAAGGCCAAGATCGGCAAGAAGGGTGAGGAGCTGGAAATCAGCATCGACGACGAAAAAGTCCAGACCGCGCGGCTGGTGGACACCTCGCAAGTGGTGGTAATGGGCAACGTGTACATCACCACACCGTGTTTGCAAGACTTGATGAAGCGCGAGATTCCGGTCAGTTGGCACAGTTACGGCGGCTGGTTTGTCGGCCACACCATAGGCACCGGCCATAAGAATGTCGAGTTGCGCACCGCCCAGTACAAAGCCAGTTTCGACGACAAAACCTGCCTGGCAATTGCCCGCAACCTGGTGCGCGCCAAAATCCAAAATTGCCGAACTCAGGCCCGCCGCAATTGGCGCGCTGACGAGCCGGTGGAAACGTTGTTGGAACCGCTGAAATCCCTGGCCGATAAATCGCAGCGCGCGCTCGATTTAGCACAATTATTGGGTATCGAAGGCGCGGCGGCGGCCTTGTATTTCGGTACGTTCGATAAATTGATCAAAAAGCCGGACGACAGCAAACAGATGAGCTTCGACTTTAACACCCGCAATCGCCGGCCTCCCACCGATCCGGTCAACGCCTTGCTGTCGTTTGCTTATGCCATGCTGGTACGCACTTGGACCATGAATCTGAGCGCGGTTGGTTTGGACCCGTATCGCGGCTTTTATCACCAGCCGCGTTACGGCCGGCCGGCGTTGGCGCTGGATTTGATGGAACCGTTTCGGCCCATCATCGCCGACTCCACGGTATTGCAAGTCATCAACAACGGCGAGGTGCGGCCCACCGACTTTATCTGTGCCGCCGGCAGCGTGGCCCTGAACGAGGGCGGCCGCAAGCGCTTCATCACCGCCTTCGAACGGCGCTTGAGCCAGGAAGTAACCCATCCCATCTTCGGTTACAAGGCCAACTATCGGCAGGTGTTCGAGATTCAGGCGCGCTTGTTCGGCCGCTATTTGCTCGGTGAATTGCCGGAATATCCCAACTTCACCACCCGCTGA
- a CDS encoding TonB-dependent receptor: MPRLLHWLTMATLCGGLLCPPARADISAAMVRGQVRLGAGSDQAGIQIIATHLQRGFSTRTFSRADGSYVLMALKPGRYRLSVQAPDGRKAEQELTLQVGQTALLDISLDPKPDVTTADGNPAEQNSSELATYLTPEQMQRLPQVNRNFLNYADLAPGVNVVNGEEGATRLQSGGQRPDSVNLFIDGVSQKNYVVRGGVAGQDSSKGNVFPESAVAEYKVISQNYKAEFDQVAAAAVSVQTKSGGNRFQGEAFYDHTNQDLRAATPSEQLAGKRDTEQAQYGVTLSGPIVRDVAHFFMAYERKVNDDFANVAAGDGGSVPAAYQPLLGAFNRPFEQDLFFGKLDWAIGARHLLEASFKFRDETESLGIGGINARTYALEKGNSEHRLDFKYQYSAEHWVNEARFTYEDANWQQTPAENAPGVLLQRLDGSLSGNTLASRSVLNAGGSTNYQQKGQNGPGLQDDLTFSDLHWYGEHVAKVGVKLKRIELNALERDPYHPQFSFNLNNPAGTPYRVRWASALAGAGDGSTASDVSQFGVYLQDDWQVDKHLSLNLGLRWDYEYNPGYLNFVTPADVAGALRGWSNLQNGNAGYDIENFISSGNNRSADSNNIAPRLGFAYDLLADQRHVVFGGFARAYDRNIYDVLQLEQTKGTYPSYSVNFLGDPNYDCAAAADCIAWAPEYLNYSPAQLTALTGAQPGTSREINLIRNNLKTPFSDQFSLGMRNRIGDWFTEIAFSHVVSYNGLVGLLGGRNADGSFYAPGSAFGGTFQALPGYGQLILFDNGVQTKTNSIFLKAEKSYDRDSGWGMTFAYTFTDSEENKPQSFADSSSYLFEYPNTHSVGWLDTAGVRKHKIVASGSVDLPWDLIFSAKLTLATPETRSGVNCNGGGCRFDTFAPRGEDFIFPGNWWGYRQVDVALIKSFDTPHDTRMKLRLDVLNLFDFKNYAGFNSDFTSPNFGSPLGTLAGPGLTLKLTARLEF; encoded by the coding sequence ATGCCGCGGCTACTGCACTGGTTAACCATGGCAACCTTATGCGGCGGATTGCTTTGCCCGCCGGCCCGCGCCGACATCAGCGCGGCGATGGTTCGCGGCCAAGTCCGGCTCGGCGCCGGCAGCGACCAAGCCGGCATCCAAATCATTGCCACCCACCTGCAACGCGGCTTCTCGACCCGCACCTTCTCCCGCGCAGACGGCTCCTACGTGCTGATGGCCTTGAAACCGGGCCGCTACCGGCTTTCGGTGCAGGCCCCAGACGGCCGGAAAGCCGAGCAGGAATTGACGCTACAGGTCGGCCAGACCGCCTTGCTCGACATTTCGCTCGATCCGAAACCCGATGTAACCACTGCGGACGGCAATCCGGCCGAACAAAATTCGTCGGAACTGGCGACTTACCTGACGCCGGAGCAAATGCAGCGCTTGCCGCAAGTCAACCGCAATTTCCTGAATTACGCCGACCTCGCTCCCGGAGTCAACGTCGTCAACGGCGAGGAGGGCGCTACCCGCTTGCAAAGCGGCGGCCAGCGGCCGGACAGCGTCAATCTGTTCATCGACGGCGTCAGCCAGAAAAACTATGTGGTACGCGGCGGCGTGGCCGGCCAGGACTCCAGTAAAGGCAACGTGTTTCCGGAATCGGCCGTGGCCGAATACAAGGTCATCAGCCAAAATTATAAAGCCGAGTTCGACCAGGTCGCCGCCGCGGCGGTCTCGGTCCAAACCAAGTCCGGCGGCAACCGGTTCCAAGGCGAAGCCTTTTACGACCATACCAACCAGGATTTGCGGGCGGCCACCCCCAGCGAACAGCTCGCCGGCAAGCGCGACACCGAACAGGCCCAGTACGGCGTGACTTTGAGCGGGCCCATCGTCCGGGACGTTGCCCATTTCTTCATGGCCTACGAACGCAAGGTCAACGACGACTTCGCCAACGTCGCCGCCGGCGACGGCGGTTCGGTCCCGGCCGCTTACCAGCCGTTGCTGGGCGCATTCAACCGGCCGTTCGAGCAGGACTTGTTTTTCGGCAAATTGGATTGGGCGATCGGCGCCAGGCATCTGCTGGAGGCCTCGTTCAAATTCCGCGACGAAACCGAAAGCTTGGGAATAGGCGGCATCAACGCCCGCACCTATGCGCTGGAAAAAGGCAACAGCGAGCACAGGCTGGACTTCAAATACCAATACAGCGCCGAACATTGGGTCAACGAAGCCCGCTTTACCTACGAGGACGCCAACTGGCAGCAAACGCCGGCCGAAAACGCGCCCGGCGTCTTGCTGCAGCGTTTGGACGGCAGCCTGAGCGGCAACACGCTGGCCAGCCGCTCGGTATTAAACGCCGGCGGCAGCACCAATTACCAACAGAAGGGCCAGAACGGACCGGGCCTGCAAGACGATTTGACCTTCAGCGATTTGCACTGGTACGGCGAGCACGTCGCTAAAGTCGGCGTCAAACTGAAGCGGATCGAACTGAACGCGTTGGAACGCGATCCCTATCATCCGCAATTCAGTTTCAACTTGAACAATCCGGCCGGCACTCCGTACCGGGTGCGTTGGGCCTCGGCGCTGGCCGGGGCCGGCGACGGCAGCACCGCCAGCGACGTTAGCCAGTTCGGCGTATATTTGCAAGACGACTGGCAGGTGGACAAACACCTCAGTTTGAATCTGGGCCTGCGCTGGGATTACGAATACAACCCCGGTTATCTGAATTTCGTCACGCCGGCCGACGTGGCAGGGGCTTTGCGCGGCTGGAGCAATCTGCAGAACGGCAACGCCGGTTACGACATCGAAAATTTCATCAGCAGCGGCAATAACCGCAGCGCCGACAGCAACAATATCGCGCCGCGGCTGGGGTTTGCCTACGATTTGCTGGCCGACCAGCGCCACGTCGTATTCGGCGGCTTTGCCCGCGCTTACGACCGCAATATCTACGACGTGTTGCAACTGGAGCAAACCAAGGGCACTTATCCCAGCTACAGCGTCAACTTTCTGGGCGACCCGAACTACGATTGCGCCGCGGCGGCCGACTGCATCGCCTGGGCGCCGGAATACCTGAATTATTCGCCGGCGCAGTTGACGGCGCTGACCGGCGCGCAGCCGGGGACCAGCCGCGAAATCAATTTGATCCGCAACAACTTGAAAACGCCGTTCTCCGACCAGTTCAGCCTGGGCATGCGCAACCGGATCGGCGACTGGTTCACCGAAATCGCCTTTTCGCACGTGGTTAGCTACAACGGCTTGGTCGGGCTGTTGGGCGGCCGCAATGCCGACGGCAGCTTCTACGCGCCGGGCTCGGCTTTCGGCGGTACCTTCCAGGCCTTGCCGGGTTACGGTCAACTGATTCTGTTCGATAACGGCGTGCAGACCAAAACCAATTCGATCTTCCTGAAAGCCGAAAAATCCTACGACCGCGATAGCGGTTGGGGCATGACCTTTGCCTATACCTTTACCGATTCGGAAGAGAACAAACCGCAATCGTTTGCCGACAGCAGCAGCTATTTGTTCGAATACCCCAATACCCATAGTGTCGGCTGGCTGGACACCGCCGGCGTGCGCAAACATAAAATCGTCGCCAGCGGCAGCGTCGATTTGCCCTGGGACCTGATTTTCTCCGCCAAGCTGACCCTGGCCACGCCGGAAACCCGCTCCGGCGTCAATTGCAACGGCGGCGGCTGCCGCTTCGATACCTTCGCGCCGCGCGGCGAAGATTTCATTTTTCCCGGCAATTGGTGGGGTTACCGCCAAGTCGATGTCGCTTTGATCAAAAGTTTCGATACGCCGCACGACACGCGGATGAAACTGCGCCTGGATGTGTTGAATTTATTCGATTTCAAAAACTACGCGGGTTTTAACTCGGATTTTACATCGCCGAATTTCGGCTCGCCGCTCGGCACCTTGGCCGGGCCGGGCCTGACGCTGAAGCTGACCGCGCGGTTGGAGTTTTGA
- a CDS encoding EAL domain-containing protein, with product MSRDDSAVPNGRPTILVVDDLPENIHGLLEALKDDYSILVATDGPKAVELAQGPTPPDLVLLDVKMPGMDGYEVCRRLKNSPKTCNIPILFVTIVDASGEKIRGFSLGAADFITKPFDIDEVRARVKTHLELGRLRRVLEGRVERLNEYKHAADVSNIVSRTDPAGVITYVNDAFVDTYGYAREELIGKTHHVIGDPSTPPGLIREMWSTILSGATWRGTYSNLSKSGEEVYVNNTIVPILNADGSIREFISTSVNVTYLIKQEELIRQQTTDALTGLPNRVKLMQDLGKASSRAMLGMINIDQFKAINDFYGLCNGDKVLLEIGDRLQKMAAGRASAYRIGGDLFALFSDNQGDAGGFESSIASIVNQLESVAVDCGDDKINIRVTAGICFGRDNAYTHAALALERARIERRDYLVYTDQMEIKSHYKDNIRWSQKIRNALNDGRIVPFFQPIVDNRSGKVCKHEALMRMIDEDGDVIAPTFLRAAKLSRQYAALTKAIFEQAVAVLAECAGEVTINLTVEDILDSNTVAFIDQKLAQPGIGPRVVLEITETEGIENYEEVRLFVDRMKGYGCKFAIDDFGSGYSNFVHLLRLKIDYLKIDGSIIMNIIDDPDSEAIAQVIVDAARRLGMRTVAEYVGSADIQIKAKQLGIDFSQGYYLGKPLPKPLSVGDAS from the coding sequence ATGAGCAGAGACGACAGCGCAGTGCCGAACGGTAGGCCGACCATTTTGGTCGTAGACGATTTGCCGGAAAATATCCACGGTCTTCTCGAAGCCTTGAAAGACGACTACAGCATTTTGGTGGCGACCGACGGTCCGAAAGCCGTGGAATTGGCGCAAGGGCCGACGCCGCCGGATCTGGTGCTGCTCGACGTGAAAATGCCCGGAATGGACGGATACGAGGTGTGCCGGCGGCTGAAAAACAGCCCGAAGACCTGCAATATTCCGATTCTGTTCGTGACCATCGTCGATGCCTCCGGCGAAAAGATTCGCGGTTTTTCGCTCGGCGCCGCCGATTTCATCACCAAACCCTTCGATATCGACGAAGTCCGCGCCAGAGTCAAAACCCATCTCGAACTCGGCCGCTTGCGCCGGGTGTTGGAAGGCCGGGTGGAGCGGCTCAACGAATACAAGCACGCGGCGGACGTCTCCAATATCGTCTCCAGAACCGATCCCGCCGGCGTCATTACCTACGTCAACGATGCCTTCGTCGATACCTACGGTTATGCCCGCGAGGAACTGATCGGTAAAACCCACCATGTGATCGGCGACCCGAGCACGCCGCCGGGCCTGATCCGGGAAATGTGGAGCACGATTCTATCCGGGGCGACATGGCGCGGTACCTACAGCAATCTGAGCAAATCCGGCGAGGAAGTTTACGTCAACAACACCATCGTGCCGATTCTGAACGCCGACGGCAGCATTCGCGAATTCATCTCCACCAGCGTCAATGTCACTTATCTGATCAAACAGGAAGAGTTGATCCGTCAACAAACTACCGATGCCCTGACCGGCCTGCCGAACCGGGTCAAATTGATGCAGGATTTGGGCAAAGCCTCCAGCCGGGCCATGCTCGGCATGATCAATATCGACCAATTCAAGGCAATCAACGATTTTTACGGCCTGTGCAACGGCGACAAAGTGTTGCTGGAAATCGGCGACCGCCTGCAAAAAATGGCGGCCGGGCGCGCCTCGGCCTACCGGATCGGCGGCGACCTGTTCGCGCTGTTTTCCGATAACCAGGGCGACGCCGGCGGCTTCGAAAGTTCGATCGCCAGCATCGTCAACCAGTTGGAATCGGTGGCCGTCGATTGCGGCGACGACAAAATCAATATCCGCGTTACCGCCGGTATTTGTTTCGGCCGCGACAACGCCTATACCCATGCCGCGTTGGCCTTGGAGCGGGCGCGGATCGAGCGCCGCGATTATTTGGTTTATACCGACCAAATGGAGATCAAGTCGCATTACAAGGACAATATCCGCTGGAGCCAGAAAATCCGTAACGCCTTGAACGACGGCCGCATCGTGCCGTTTTTCCAGCCCATCGTCGACAACCGTAGCGGAAAGGTCTGCAAGCACGAGGCCTTGATGCGGATGATAGACGAGGACGGCGATGTGATCGCGCCGACCTTTTTGCGGGCGGCCAAATTGTCCCGGCAATACGCGGCATTGACCAAAGCCATCTTCGAACAGGCGGTGGCGGTTTTGGCCGAGTGCGCCGGCGAGGTTACCATCAACCTGACCGTGGAAGACATTCTGGACAGCAACACGGTGGCCTTCATCGACCAAAAACTGGCGCAACCCGGCATCGGCCCGCGAGTGGTTTTGGAGATTACCGAAACCGAGGGTATCGAGAATTACGAGGAAGTCCGTTTGTTCGTCGACCGGATGAAAGGTTACGGCTGCAAATTTGCGATCGACGATTTCGGCAGCGGCTATTCCAATTTCGTGCACTTGCTGCGCTTGAAAATCGATTATTTGAAAATCGACGGCTCCATCATCATGAACATCATCGACGATCCGGATTCGGAGGCCATAGCCCAAGTCATCGTCGATGCCGCCCGCCGTTTGGGAATGCGTACGGTGGCGGAATACGTCGGCAGCGCCGATATCCAAATCAAAGCCAAGCAACTCGGCATCGACTTCTCGCAAGGGTATTACCTCGGCAAACCCTTGCCCAAGCCCTTATCCGTCGGAGATGCGAGCTAA
- a CDS encoding YfiR family protein: MADFAPIPRRRCRAPVRLLGLLLGLLLQPGHADDAAEANTKANYLYNFTKFVEWPAAADTLHICVVGSEAVVNILSDLASRDTKGRLLQIWSGVDDPHVCQILYVERTVAELSALMREVSGAPVLTVSDADGFAEQGGAVGFYREQGQVKLSVNPEAVRKAQLKINALLMEIARIVR, encoded by the coding sequence ATGGCCGATTTCGCACCGATACCGCGGCGACGTTGCCGAGCGCCGGTCCGGCTGCTGGGACTACTGCTCGGCTTGCTGCTGCAGCCCGGCCATGCCGACGATGCGGCAGAGGCCAATACCAAGGCGAACTACCTATACAACTTTACCAAGTTCGTCGAATGGCCGGCGGCGGCCGACACGCTGCACATCTGCGTGGTCGGCTCCGAAGCGGTGGTCAATATCTTGAGCGATCTGGCCAGCCGCGACACCAAGGGCCGCCTGCTGCAAATCTGGTCGGGAGTCGACGACCCGCACGTCTGCCAGATTTTGTACGTCGAGCGGACCGTTGCGGAATTGTCGGCGCTGATGCGCGAGGTCAGCGGCGCGCCGGTGCTGACGGTCAGCGACGCCGACGGCTTTGCCGAGCAGGGCGGTGCCGTCGGTTTTTACCGCGAACAAGGCCAAGTCAAGCTCAGCGTCAATCCGGAAGCGGTGCGCAAAGCCCAATTGAAAATCAACGCCTTACTGATGGAAATAGCCCGTATCGTCCGCTGA